The Cytophagia bacterium CHB2 genome has a segment encoding these proteins:
- a CDS encoding sulfurtransferase produces MKQIEPHELHQRREQGEKIILLDVREQHEVDYCRIAGSLHIPMRQVPHRISELSPEDTIVVYCHHGGRSMQVSRFLEQQGFTSVMNLRGGITVWSQQVDPSVPVY; encoded by the coding sequence ATGAAGCAAATTGAGCCACATGAGCTGCACCAGCGCCGCGAGCAGGGCGAGAAAATCATTTTGCTCGATGTTCGCGAACAACACGAGGTGGATTATTGTCGCATTGCCGGTTCGCTGCACATTCCCATGCGCCAAGTTCCCCACCGGATTTCCGAGCTGAGTCCCGAGGATACCATCGTCGTGTATTGTCATCATGGCGGCCGCAGCATGCAAGTTAGCCGCTTTCTCGAACAGCAAGGCTTCACGAGTGTGATGAATTTGCGCGGCGGCATTACGGTTTGGTCGCAGCAGGTCGATCCCTCGGTGCCGGTCTATTGA